From a single Fusobacterium ulcerans ATCC 49185 genomic region:
- a CDS encoding LytR/AlgR family response regulator transcription factor: MLKCIIVEDEFPAREELKFFIEKHEEIELEKEFDSPLDALKYLQDNKIDIIFLDINMPELDGMSLGKILSKLNENLKIVFITAYKEYAAEAFEIKAFDYLLKPYSEKRINEVLENLTKERKSEHIKDISKINKVTVTSGDKMYVISINNIYYIEAGEKESMVYTKDNSYSSKIKISKWEEMLPKNKFYRTHRSYMVNLDKITEVEPWFNGTYVLKIQDLKFKIPVSRNNIKEFKEILVIK; this comes from the coding sequence ATGCTAAAATGTATAATTGTAGAAGATGAATTTCCAGCTAGAGAAGAATTAAAATTTTTTATAGAAAAACATGAAGAAATAGAACTTGAAAAAGAATTTGACAGTCCTTTAGACGCTCTTAAATATCTTCAGGATAATAAAATTGATATAATTTTTCTAGATATAAATATGCCTGAATTAGATGGAATGAGTCTTGGAAAAATTCTTTCTAAACTTAATGAAAATTTAAAAATAGTATTTATTACAGCCTATAAAGAATATGCTGCAGAAGCATTTGAAATCAAAGCTTTTGATTATCTTTTAAAACCTTATTCAGAAAAGAGAATAAATGAGGTTTTAGAGAATCTTACCAAGGAAAGAAAGTCAGAGCACATAAAAGATATCAGTAAAATCAATAAAGTTACTGTTACATCTGGAGATAAAATGTATGTTATTTCCATTAATAATATTTACTATATTGAAGCTGGAGAAAAAGAAAGTATGGTTTATACTAAAGATAATTCATATTCTTCAAAAATAAAAATATCTAAATGGGAAGAAATGCTCCCTAAAAATAAATTCTATAGAACACATAGATCATACATGGTTAACCTTGATAAAATAACAGAGGTTGAACCTTGGTTTAATGGCACTTATGTATTAAAAATACAAGACTTAAAATTTAAAATACCTGTGAGCAGAAATAATATAAAAGAGTTTAAAGAAATATTGGTTATAAAATAA
- a CDS encoding flotillin family protein, with amino-acid sequence MFLGLGVSLVVFLGIILIGGAVLIYRKCPNDVILVKYGLGGNKIITSNGTFILPIVQGCKKLNLKPMNIDIDLREDSNVVSNDKIRVVVEADATFAISSSPEERVIASHRLLSFNDNEICTLAKEILTGQTRTIISEMEFEDLLQDRVLLMTKVSENAEKELSKLGLDLINYNIKMIKDMDGITEMLGKKASALATSDAQIAVAEQQRKSDVGVAEANAQRDIAVTEQDKIRQIQVSKTRAVITEETIKAELIQTNATQNKMAEEKRMESESQKAQNLYRIETEKSINLKELDKEKEIKLQEESLKQEIADKSKETVKKQAEVALETQRAKEIVETKVYNEKLEIEKITELKLKKLEADNQLEIAKIKADAILIEARAEADKLKALAEADAIKVALPIEKKAEAEKKLLEVYGQSGIMGLKLIEILPQLAKAQADAVANIDINSLNIISGDGGTGISDGGNGAGNQIAGIVTDITRAIPAFKMANDIAKSINMPELSITGDNSKKEK; translated from the coding sequence ATGTTTTTAGGTCTAGGAGTTTCTTTAGTTGTTTTTTTAGGAATTATATTGATAGGGGGAGCAGTTCTTATATATAGAAAATGTCCCAATGATGTTATTCTTGTAAAGTATGGTCTTGGTGGAAATAAGATAATAACATCCAATGGTACTTTTATACTGCCAATAGTTCAAGGATGTAAAAAGCTTAATTTGAAACCTATGAATATAGATATAGATTTGAGGGAGGATTCAAATGTAGTATCTAATGATAAAATCAGAGTAGTAGTGGAAGCAGATGCTACTTTTGCTATATCTAGTTCACCAGAAGAAAGAGTTATAGCTTCGCACAGATTGCTAAGTTTTAATGATAATGAAATATGTACACTAGCTAAGGAAATACTTACAGGTCAGACAAGAACTATCATATCAGAAATGGAATTTGAGGATTTATTACAAGATAGAGTTCTATTAATGACAAAAGTTAGTGAAAATGCAGAAAAAGAACTTAGTAAACTAGGACTTGATTTAATTAACTATAATATCAAGATGATAAAAGATATGGATGGAATTACAGAAATGCTTGGTAAAAAAGCATCAGCTCTTGCAACTTCAGATGCACAGATAGCTGTGGCAGAACAACAGAGAAAATCTGATGTAGGAGTAGCAGAAGCCAATGCTCAAAGAGATATAGCTGTTACTGAACAGGATAAAATAAGACAGATACAGGTATCAAAAACTAGAGCAGTAATAACAGAGGAAACAATCAAAGCTGAACTAATTCAAACAAATGCTACTCAGAATAAAATGGCTGAGGAAAAGAGAATGGAATCTGAATCTCAAAAAGCTCAAAATCTTTATAGAATAGAAACTGAAAAATCTATTAATTTAAAAGAGCTGGACAAAGAAAAAGAAATTAAACTTCAAGAAGAAAGTTTAAAGCAAGAGATAGCAGATAAGTCTAAGGAGACTGTTAAGAAACAGGCAGAAGTTGCACTGGAAACTCAGAGAGCAAAAGAGATAGTAGAAACAAAAGTATATAATGAAAAACTTGAGATAGAAAAAATTACAGAACTTAAACTTAAAAAACTTGAAGCAGATAATCAATTAGAAATAGCTAAAATAAAGGCAGATGCAATATTAATAGAGGCAAGAGCAGAAGCAGATAAATTAAAAGCTTTGGCAGAAGCAGATGCAATCAAAGTTGCATTACCTATTGAGAAAAAAGCTGAAGCAGAGAAAAAACTTTTAGAAGTATATGGACAATCAGGAATTATGGGACTTAAACTTATTGAGATACTGCCTCAATTAGCTAAAGCTCAGGCAGATGCAGTTGCAAATATAGATATCAACAGCTTAAATATTATATCTGGTGATGGAGGAACAGGGATATCAGATGGAGGTAATGGAGCTGGGAATCAAATAGCGGGAATAGTAACAGATATAACAAGAGCTATTCCAGCTTTTAAGATGGCAAATGATATAGCAAAATCTATAAATATGCCAGAACTCTCAATAACTGGGGATAATTCAAAAAAAGAAAAATAA